In a genomic window of Scheffersomyces stipitis CBS 6054 chromosome 4, complete sequence:
- a CDS encoding predicted protein, producing MEFDPLSLFTPEPSSEIEENFTVAASVPDFSEPSHSIPDYEEIDDSHLQPLHILDLPLLQLKPPSSVLITILRLFSPDEVFNFDPSESRSEDSIEVDIEEVFQAKNLESHTVVKALGWLKINCPRFDCLKKLAYIPHLSESLRRNYEPEYNSYFTRIVSNDLSWIEQEDEIALIHKQASLRISENCGRTAQPEIIRKINLPNLSPLLKDGRKYIELKEPSLTSDNLGLKTWGSSLILANRLINKDEKGYLVGEVLELGSGTGLVGLVCSLIGHKTYLTDLAEIVPNLQVNVDLNDINAEVHELNWCDPNSFVSKYGEKKFKTIVVSDPVYSSNHPYWVVNMITKFLDNSSNSRVLIQIPLRPKFESDRALLWNLMKDHFVELEHVVEDGYDDFGKMKFCFKMFIRKDSHS from the coding sequence AAATAGATGATTCCCACCTTCAGCCACTTCACATATTAGACTTACCCTTATTACAACTCAAACCTCCCAGTCTGGTTCTCATAACTATTTTGCGGTTGTTTTCTCCTGATGAAGTGTTCAATTTCGATCCTTCGGAGTCGAGATCTGAAGATCTGATAGAAGTGGATATAGAGGAGGTTTTCCAGgcgaagaacttggaatcaCATACAGTTGTCAAAGCCCTCGGATGGCTCAAAATAAACTGTCCGAGATTTGACTGCTTGAAGAAACTCGCATATATACCGCATTTGAGCGAATCGTTGAGGAGGAACTATGAACCGGAGTACAACTCCTACTTCACCAGAATAGTGTCGAATGATCTTAGTTGGATAGAACAGGAAGACGAAATTGCATTAATACACAAACAAGCTTCTCTAAGGATAAGCGAAAACTGCGGAAGAACTGCCCAGCCAGAAATTATTAGGAAAATCAACCTTCCCAATCTTTCTCCTCTTCTCAAAGACGGTAGAAAGTACattgaattgaaagaaCCATCACTAACCAGTGATAACTTGGGGCTAAAGACATGGGGTTCTTCACTAATACTAGCAAACAGACTAATTAATAAAGACGAAAAAGGCTATCTAGTAGGTGAAGTTCTAGAACTTGGTTCTGGAACAGGTTTAGTCGGTTTGGTGTGTTCCCTAATTGGCCACAAGACGTATCTTACCGACTTGGCTGAAATCGTGCCAAATCTACAAGTAAATGTCGATCTCAACGACATCAATGCTGAAGTTCATGAGCTCAATTGGTGTGATCCTAATTCGTTTGTGTCGAAATACGGTgagaagaaattcaagaCAATAGTCGTTAGTGATCCAGTCTATTCGTCAAATCACCCATACTGGGTAGTTAACATGATTACCAAGTTTCTTGAcaactcttccaactcCAGGGTTCTCATCCAGATTCCATTGAGACCAAAATTCGAACTGGACCGCGCATTGTTGTGgaacttgatgaaagatcattttgtagaattggaGCATGTGGTAGAGGACGGCTATGACGATTTCGGTAAGATGAAGTTCTGTTTCAAGATGTTCATTAGAAAAGACTCGCATTCATAG
- a CDS encoding predicted protein (go_function transaminase activity~go_process biosynthesis) — MSSSDPTSLHNPYFYQKPGQKDIWSLINETAAEAQAQSGKPIVNLGQGFFSYNPPKFATEAVNEALTKPQFNQYAHARGNPNLIKEVAAHYSKSFGRPVDTSEIQITTGANEGMFSVFFGFLTPGDEAIVFEPFFDQYIPNIEMTGAKVRYVELNYPEKFNDKTVTGDDWEVDWEGLEAAINEKTKIIVINTPHNPIGKIFTEEELLKIGQLAIKHNLILVSDEVYENLYFTPSFPRPAALAKLPQLADRTLTIGSAGKSFAATGWRVGFVHGPANLIKFVTAAHTRICFSTPAPLQQAVAQGFIEAAKVDYFEKTRQEYIKKYEVFTKVFDDLGFPYTVAQGGYFLLVNLSKLKIPDDYEYPPAIADRGTLDFKLAYWLIKEIGVVGIPPTEFLIPDNRKGNGLEKCLRFAVCKDDHILEDAIERLRKLKDYI, encoded by the coding sequence ATGTCTTCTTCGGATCCCACTTCTTTGCACAACCCTTACTTCTACCAGAAGCCAGGACAGAAGGACATATGGTCGTTGATTAACGAAACTGCTGCCGAAGCTCAGGCCCAATCGGGAAAGCCCATAGTCAACTTAGGCCAGGGCTTCTTCTCGTACAACCCTCCCAAGTTTGCAACTGAAGCTGTGAATGAAGCCTTGACCAAACCGCAGTTCAACCAGTATGCTCATGCCAGAGGTAATCCTAACTTAATAAAGGAGGTTGCCGCCCACTACCTGAAGTCGTTTGGCCGTCCTGTTGACACCTCTGAGATCCAGATCACCACCGGAGCCAATGAAGGGATGTTCTCTGTattctttggcttcttAACTCCAGGCGACGAAGCCATTGTTTTCGAGCCATTCTTCGACCAATACATTCCAAACATCGAAATGACAGGCGCAAAAGTGAGATATGTCGAATTGAACTATCCAGAAAAGTTCAACGACAAAACTGTCACTGGTGACGACTGGGAAGTGGACTGGGAAGGCTTGGAAGCTGCTATCAACGAAAAGACAAAGATCATTGTCATCAACACGCCACACAACCCCATCGGCAAGATCTTTACcgaagaagagttgttgaaaattggccaacttgCCATCAAGCACAATTTGATTCTTGTCTCTGACGAAGTTTACGAAAATTTGTACTTCACACCTTCTTTCCCCAGACCTGCTGCTTTGGCGAAATTGCCTCAATTGGCTGATAGAACTTTGACTATCGGCTCTGCTGGAAAATCCTTTGCTGCAACTGGTTGGAGAGTCGGATTTGTGCACGGTCCAGCtaacttgatcaagtttgTCACGGCTGCCCATACGAGAATTTGTTTCTCCACTCCTGCGCCATTGCAACAAGCTGTAGCTCAAGGTTTCATCGAGGCTGCCAAAGTTGATTACTTCGAAAAGACTAGACAGGAGTATATCAAAAAGTACGAAGTTTTTACTAAGGTGTTCGACGATTTGGGCTTCCCTTACACCGTAGCTCAAGGTGGATACTTTTTATTGGTCAACTtactgaagttgaagattccTGATGACTACGAGTATCCACCAGCAATTGCCGACAGAGGAACCTtagacttcaagttggccTACTGGttgatcaaagaaatcGGAGTTGTCGGTATCCCACCAACGGAATTCTTGATTCCCGACAACAGAAAGGGCAATGGCTTAGAGAAGTGTTTAAGATTCGCTGTCTGCAAGGATGACCacatcttggaagatgcaattgaaagattgaggaagttgaaagattaTATTTAG
- the MET1 gene encoding methionine metabolism (Uroporphyrin-III C-methyltransferase (Urogen III methylase) (SUMT) (Uroporphyrinogen III methylase) (UROM)~go_function methyltransferase activity~go_process metabolism) gives MTNILASLNCRDEHHLIIGVSNVATLRINSILDAGAIPILFTESGEVSKVEESEKLKTITGKFEFDTIRQLLISEGRAEVDFIVDRVFVALPMSQARLKKSIYDYCKKNRIPINTSDSPDLSTFTLLSTFTSGDFQMGVTTSGKGCKLASRIKRELTNALPANIGDICDKIGDLRKKIQEEDNLELEDLKNSDHFHSIGEHDEDAINTSKLNALVEEFNMTQEQKKLQRTRWLSQVVEYFPLNTLGELSLDDLTSAFHEYKAGAAETDEPEKKKQKVVDSKKGSISLVGSGPGSVSLLTIGALQAIHNADLILADKLVPQQVLDIIPKKRTKLFIARKFPGNAERAQQELLSMGLEALLRGQKVVRLKQGDPYIFGRGGEEYNYFSERGFTPVVLPGITSALAAPVLTNIPATHRDVADQVLICTGTGRRGALPNLPEFVKSRTTVFLMALHRVVDLIPKLIERDWDPKLPAAIIERASCPDQRIVRTTIENVAKAVEACGSRPPGLLVTGYACDVIFKHNSETSEPWVIEEGCETANSTHLEPFLKLVSSYNPEDISKPSIHQTPPPEPLATS, from the coding sequence ATGACCAACATTCTAGCCTCCTTAAACTGTAGAGATGAACACCATCTCATCATAGGAGTTTCCAACGTTGCTACACTCCGGATAAATTCCATCTTGGATGCAGGTGCCATTCCTATACTTTTCACTGAATCTGGGGAAGTGTCTAAGGTAGAagagagtgaaaaattgaagacaatAACCGGAAAGTTCGAGTTTGACACTATAAGGCAATTACTTATATCTGAGGGGAGAGCCGAAGTTGACTTTATTGTCGATAGGGTATTTGTGGCGTTACCGATGTCTCAAGCtagattgaagaagagcatATATGACTACTGtaagaagaacagaataCCGATCAACACTTCTGATTCGCCTGATCTCTCTACCTTCACGTTGTTGTCAACATTTACTTCGGGAGACTTCCAAATGGGTGTTACCACTTCTGGCAAGGGGTGCAAATTAGCATCGAGAATCAAGAGAGAGTTGACCAATGCCCTTCCAGCAAATATAGGTGATATTTGCGACAAGATCGGCGACTTGAGAAAAAagatacaagaagaagataatcTCGAgcttgaagacttgaaaaacAGCGATCATTTCCATTCCATTGGAGAGCACGACGAGGATGCCATCAATACAAGCAAGTTGAATGCTTTAGTGGAGGAATTCAATATGAcacaagaacaaaaaaaattgcaaagaaCGAGATGGTTGAGCCAAGTCGTCGAATACTTCCCGTTGAACACGTTGGGGGAACTATCGTTGGATGACTTGACCTCAGCCTTCCATGAATACAAAGCTGGCGCTGCCGAAACAGATGAgccagaaaagaagaaacaaaaagtCGTAGATTCCAAGAAGGGAAGCATATCCTTAGTGGGTTCTGGACCTGGGTCAGTTTCTCTTTTAACTATTGGAGCACTTCAAGCTATTCATAATGCCGATCTCATCCTTGCAGACAAATTAGTTCCACAACAAGTGCTTGACATCattccaaagaagagaaccAAATTGTTCATAGCCAGAAAGTTCCCTGGGAATGCTGAAAGGgctcaacaagaattgtTATCTATGGGTTTGGAAGCGTTATTGCGTGGACAAAAGGTGGTCAGATTGAAACAGGGTGATCCATATATCTTTGGAAGAGGGGGAGAAGAGTACAATTACTTCTCTGAAAGAGGATTTACTCCAGTAGTGTTACCGGGAATCACTTCTGCCTTAGCAGCTCCTGTATTGACTAATATTCCAGCTACCCACAGAGACGTAGCCGATCAGGTTTTGATCTGTACAGGCACCGGTCGTCGTGGAGCTCTTCCAAACTTGCCTGAATTTGTCAAGTCCAGGACAACAGTCTTTTTAATGGCATTACATAGAGTGGTTGATTTGATTCCCAAATTGATAGAAAGAGACTGGGACCCAAAATTGCCAGCAGCAATTATAGAAAGAGCTTCGTGTCCGGACCAGCGAATAGTAAGAACGACTATTGAGAATGTAGCCAAAGCTGTTGAAGCCTGTGGATCCAGGCCCCCAGGATTGTTGGTTACCGGATATGCCTGTGATGTTATCTTCAAGCACAATAGTGAAACATCCGAACCATGGGTGATAGAAGAAGGATGTGAAACTGCCAACAGCACTCATTTAGAGCCATTCTTGAAACTTGTTTCCTCCTATAATCCAGAAGACATCTCCAAACCCAGCATTCATCAGACTCCCCCACCTGAGCCATTAGCTACTAGTTAA
- a CDS encoding predicted protein: MAKRSLGIGKASKAKKQKSAPREEEKIEKDQATEGSNEITVELNEEADANDEIAQLKALWKTYNDSEKDNELVINGIIHECDRLLRNSKLGEEKEKEKEQYTQELPDFFHSIYALALAELAKFHTEDNKKVAEYFDAAVERADLGLSQHQDSIQLLFSKSKILLHQIALQYISQLKVDTSISKKVPKLSSYLDSALRTYEEAEKKADELKKYELFNADQLEILQVLDDLLDIVDNFGKDIAEGEDDDDEVEDDEIELEESHPLYAIRESDEYNQWWRDHIILFLDNVDKHGKEIKVDFKEKAKSQEEEHPLLPLRREICKRIGQSYLQEAEVPSSVFTTLAYDDGFKNEKEINGLSLKESQKIAQKLISTALKYLQWAEDQEEPETWVNVAEAMISLGNLYEVESEEQESHYQEAEKILNKANNVTNGKYEDVLENLLGD, from the coding sequence ATGGCTAAGAGATCGTTGGGAATTGGGAAGGCTTCCAAGGCCAAGAAGCAAAAGTCTGCACCACgcgaagaagaaaaaattgaaaaggatCAAGCTACGGAAGGAAGTAACGAAATCACAGTAGAATTGAACGAAGAAGCTGATGCCAATGACGAAATTGCTCAATTGAAAGCCTTGTGGAAAACTTATAATGACTCAGAGAAAGATAACGAACTTGTAATCAATGGAATTATACATGAATGCGATCGTCTTTTGAGAAACTCTAAGCTTGGAGaggagaaggagaaggagaaggagCAATACACTCAAGAGTTACCAGACTTCTTTCATTCCATCTATGCTCTTGCCTTGGCggagttggccaagttcCATACTGAAGATAACAAGAAAGTGGCCGAGTATTTtgatgctgctgttgaaaGAGCTGATTTGGGTTTGAGCCAGCATCAGGATTCAATCCAATTGTTATTCTCCAAGAGTAAGATATTGCTTCATCAGATTGCTTTACAGTACATCTCCCAGTTAAAAGTTGATACTTCTATTTCAAAGAAAGTACCTAAATTGAGCTCCTACTTGGATTCTGCCTTGAGAACATacgaagaagctgaaaaaaaGGCTgacgagttgaagaagtacgAGTTGTTCAATGCCGACCAGTTGGAAATTTTGCAGGTGTTGGATGATTTGCTTGATATAGTAGACAACTTTGGCAAAGACATTGCTGAAggtgaagatgatgatgacgaagtcgaagatgacgaaattgaattggaagaaagtcATCCTTTGTATGCAATTCGGGAATCTGACGAATACAACCAATGGTGGAGAGATCATATTATCctcttcttggacaatgTTGATAAACATGGTAAAGAAATTAAAGTagacttcaaagaaaaggCCAAGTCgcaggaagaagaacatccTCTCTTGCCATTGAGGAGAGAAATCTGTAAGAGAATCGGTCAGTCGTACCttcaagaagctgaagttccttcttctgTGTTCACCACTTTAGCCTACGACGATGGattcaagaacgaaaaagaaatcaacgGTTTGAGCCTCAAAGAATCGCAGAAGATCGCtcagaagttgatttcCACCGCATTGAAATACTTGCAATGGGCagaagaccaagaagaGCCCGAGACCTGGGTCAATGTGGCTGAAGCCATGATCTCGTTGGGCAATTTGTATGAGgtagaaagtgaagaaCAGGAGAGTCATTAccaagaagctgaaaaaaTTCTCAACAAAGCTAACAACGTTACAAACGGCAAGTACGAGGACGTGTTAGAGAACTTACTTGGAGACtga